The following proteins are encoded in a genomic region of Neovison vison isolate M4711 chromosome 12, ASM_NN_V1, whole genome shotgun sequence:
- the MFAP5 gene encoding microfibrillar-associated protein 5 isoform X1, which translates to MLLLGPRVLLFLTALIIPSDWTPLGVSGQRGDDVTPVTLETFTEDPNLVNDPSTDETVLADIEPSTDDLASPADKNTTTDCRDEKFACTRLYSVHRPVKQCIHQLCFTSLRRMYIINNEICSRLVCKEHEVMKDELCRQMAGLPPRRLRRSHYFRLPPCENVNLQRPSGL; encoded by the exons ATGCTGCTCTTGGGACCCAGGGTGCTGCTGTTCCTCACTGCCCTCATCATCCCCTCTG ATTGGACACCACTAGGAGTCAGTGGTCAACGAGGAG atGATGTGACTCCAGTGACTCTAGAGACATTCACAGAAGATCCTA ATCTGGTGAATGATCCCTCTACAGATGAAACAG TTCTGGCTGATATCGAGCCTTCCACAGATGACCTGG CTTCTCCTGCTGATAAAAATACCACAACAG ACTGCCGGGATGAAAAATTTGCCTGCACGAGACTCTACTCTGTGCATCGGCCAGTTAAACAATGCATTCATCAGTTATGTTTCACAAG TTTACGACGTATGTACATCATCAACAATGAGATCTGCTCTCGTCTTGTCTGTAAAGAACACGAAGTTATGAAAG ATGAACTTTGCCGTCAAATGGCTGGTTTACCCCCAAGACGTCTCCGTCGCTCCCACTACTTCCGACTTCCACCCTGTGAAAATGTGAATTTGCAGAGACCCAGCGGTCTGTGA
- the MFAP5 gene encoding microfibrillar-associated protein 5 isoform X2, translating into MLLLGPRVLLFLTALIIPSDWTPLGVSGQRGDDVTPVTLETFTEDPNLVNDPSTDETASPADKNTTTDCRDEKFACTRLYSVHRPVKQCIHQLCFTSLRRMYIINNEICSRLVCKEHEVMKDELCRQMAGLPPRRLRRSHYFRLPPCENVNLQRPSGL; encoded by the exons ATGCTGCTCTTGGGACCCAGGGTGCTGCTGTTCCTCACTGCCCTCATCATCCCCTCTG ATTGGACACCACTAGGAGTCAGTGGTCAACGAGGAG atGATGTGACTCCAGTGACTCTAGAGACATTCACAGAAGATCCTA ATCTGGTGAATGATCCCTCTACAGATGAAACAG CTTCTCCTGCTGATAAAAATACCACAACAG ACTGCCGGGATGAAAAATTTGCCTGCACGAGACTCTACTCTGTGCATCGGCCAGTTAAACAATGCATTCATCAGTTATGTTTCACAAG TTTACGACGTATGTACATCATCAACAATGAGATCTGCTCTCGTCTTGTCTGTAAAGAACACGAAGTTATGAAAG ATGAACTTTGCCGTCAAATGGCTGGTTTACCCCCAAGACGTCTCCGTCGCTCCCACTACTTCCGACTTCCACCCTGTGAAAATGTGAATTTGCAGAGACCCAGCGGTCTGTGA